The DNA segment gagACATTGCAGCACAGAGCAGGTGAGCGACACTCTGGGATCCGTTGGTCGTCGCCCGGGCTGGAACACGTCACTGGAGCAGAGCGGCTTTGAGAACTATTTAGAACCCGCTCAGGTTGGGAGGGAGCGTGTTCTCCTGCAGCAGTGACATGATTTACTGTCATTTCATCCTCAGCCATGACTGTTGACTTGATGCTTATCGTTATTTGAAGTCTTTACAGTAGTTTAAACTaaacaaattaaaacatttaaaaatgtgtttttcagttttaaagaTTGAAAAGGATTTTTATTGAATATAATTATTTAAActccttttatttttctattattaaaaaaacagaattgaaTTAGTTTTGTATTTTGTCGTATTTCATTCAGTTAAAATGCCTTTTTTGTATGTGATTctttcttaaataaaaaaactgctCTTTATGAATTTCTTTTAAAATGGATTTAGTTTTTCATGAGCGAACATATTCTTCACCGTGCTCCATATTTAAGTCATTTCCCATCTCCTGTGATGTTCAGGATCCAAGAAGTCCAGGGAGGTGAACTCGGCTCGCAGTTTCTTTTTGAGGATGAAGTGCACTCttaccagcagggggcgcaccgTCAATGTGAAGTCAGCCACATGGAAGGTGAGCCTGAAGTCCTCTGCTGCCAGAACATGGTGCTCCTCAGGTGTATTGATGGCTGTGTACCTGAATCCCGGCAGGTCCTGCACTGCTCTGGTCACGTGTACGACAGCGAGCTCTCGGACGCGTCCGTCCCGTACCTGGTGCTCATCTGCGACCCCATCCCTCACCCGTCCAACATCGAGGCACCACTGGACACCAAGACCTTCCTGAGCCGCCACACCATGGATATGAAGTTCACCTACTGCGACGAGAGGTAAGTGAGACTCGCTCAGCGCCGGCCACCAGTCACCTACAACAGTCACGTGTTCCAGGATCACGGAGCTGATGGGCTACGACCCCGACGACCTCCTGAACCGCTCCGTGTACGAGTACTACCACGCGCTGGACTCCAACCACCTGACCAAGACCCACCACAACCGTGAGTGCTCAGACTCTGGTCCTGCCAGTGGAAGCGTTGGCGCTCACATCGTGTGTTCCCCGCCAGTGTTCGCCAAGGGTCAGGTGATCACGGGTCAGTACCGCATGCTGGCCAAGAGGGGCGGCTTCGTGTGGGTGGAGACCCAGGCCACCGTCATCTACAACAACAAGAACTCGCAGCCGCAGTGCGTCGTCTGTGTCAACTTTGTGCTCAGGTAACGTGGCAGCCATCTTTGGAAGGTTTCCCCGCTGAGTCACGTGACCTCACGGGCTCTCTTGTCCCTCAGTGGGGTCCAGGAGGAGCAGACCATCCTGTCTCTGGAGCAGACGGAGGACGTCAAGTCTgtgaagaaggagaagcagcagcagcagcaggaggaggaagtggaggagagcaGCCAGGCGGAGGAGGGCGTGACTCTCCTGAAGGCCgagcagcagaaggaggaggagctggacacCATCCAGCTCTTCAGCCAAACGGAGGAGGTGAAGCCCCCGCCCAGTCTGTACGAGCGTCTGAAGGAGGAGCCTGAAGGCCTGACCCAGCTGGCGCCGGCTGCCGGCGACACCATCATCTCGCTGGACTTCAGTTGCCCCGGTTGGTGCTCCTCACGCCTCCAGGTGGGTTGGAACCACGCAGCCCTCTGACCCCTCTCCTGTCACTACAGACTCTGAGATCCACATCCTGAAGGACCCGCTGTACAACGACGTGATGCTGCCGTCCACCAGCAGCACCATGGCGCTGCCACTCTCCCCGCTGCCGCCCAGCGAGCCGCTCGCTGTCTCCAGCTCCTCACCAGATGCTGCCAAGAGCTTCCCGTCCAGCGCTGCGGTCAGCCAGAACTGCCCGGAGGTGAGGAGGCTTCTTCGGCATCAGTGCCGAGTTAGCGCCGTGGTTCTGACTCCTGTTCCTCCAGGTGGTCACCTCTCTGGACTTCTGCTTCCCCATGGACTCGGACATGAACCCCGACTTCAAGTTGGACCTGGTGGAGAAGCTGTTCACCATCAACACGCAGCCCAAGACCCCGTTCACCTCCCAGGTGAGTTGTCGCGGCGACACCGCCGTCCGTCCCTGCCACTGACTCCGAGTCCGCCTGCAGCCCCTggaggacctggacctggacatgTTGGCGCCCTACATCCCCATGGACGACGACTTCCAGCTGCGCAGCCTGAGCCCGGACGAGGCCGCCCGGTCCCTGACCGGCTCCCCGGTGCACATCACATCGCAGGAGCTGCACAACTACTCCGGCGCCCCCTTCAGCTCACCGGAGAGTCGCACCGCTTCCCCGGTGCCTCCGGAGCCCGTGGTCGCCCCGCACCTCGCCACCATCATCGCCAAGAGGTAACGTGTGCCAGTCAGTGCGCGAGTGTGGAGGCTAAGCAACCGTGTCTCCTGCAGAACTCCACAGCTGGACAAAGAGGTGTCGCTGCGGACCCTCGCGGCTCAGAACGCACAACGCAAGCGGAAGCTGGGCGACTTGCGAGACACACTGGCACCTGTGAGTTGCTTTGCTTGACCTGTCAGAGGAGAGTCGCGCTTGTCGGTGCTGAACTGCTCTTCCTCCAGGAGGCGCTCACGTCAGACCGAGTGGAGGCGGTGAAGAAGCCGAAGCGGTCAGATGTAGGGAAGACGTTCATCCTACTGCCTTCAGGTGAGCCCCGGCATCTGCGCTCGCCCGTGGATTCTcaccctctctcttcctctggctACAGACCTGGCCAGCCGTTTGCTCGGCAGCACGTCGGACGGCGGCGGCTCTCTGCTCTCGCTACCGCAGCTCACACGCTACGACTGCGAGGTCAACGCCCCGTTACAGGGGCGCCAGTACCTGCTGCAGGGGGAGGAGCTGCTGCGAGCGCTAGACAACGTCAATGTGGCgtagcgcctcctgctggactAGATTGCTCACTACAGTCCCCTCCCCACCCCTCCAAAGCCCATGCCCTTTATTTATGTATCTGTATGGTTCTAGTCCGGCGCTGTCCGTGCACATCGCAGCATTCCACCGTGACCGACAGTCGCAGGCCAACGGGATTCAAACAAAGTGTCcgaccccccacccccttcctCTCCAGCAGAGAGTCTCAGCACACGGCGCCCGGACCGACCGACAACCCGAACTCTCCTTGGCGGGTCGCCTCCGAACCCGGCGCTACTGCCAGCAGTGTATTGTAAGCTTCAGTCGCACAATTTATATtttcttaaagaaaaaaatattaccaGCAAATATATGAAGCCTTTTTAACTAATTTTAAATAACGATGTCGTCCTGTCCTCCATACTCGTTCGTACGTTTGATGTAGAACTTTAACGCTCTAGTCACTCACGTTTATTACTCGTGTAGCCGTACGTGTCACTTTACTTCCTGTCAGCCGGCGCGAGACTTTGTGTGTTGATTTGTGATTAATGAAGTGGGATCATTCTCGCAGCATTCGTGAACTCGTCGATCGGCTCGTACTGTCTGACTTATGCTTCCTGTCGCTGTCAACATTAAATGGCTTTAATATGATTCTGTCTCCTgttgtcatgaaaaaataactgaaacgtcacatttacatgtggaaaagaaaaataggtAGCGTGTAAAAGCTGAAGGAAAATCGAGGacgtttataaataaataaaaaaaaatgagaacaaGGTCTTACCTCTGATCTTCAGCTGGTATTTAAAGAAGCCCTGCTGCACTAACTCCGGACATCACCTTTAGAGTCGCGCGGCCCATGCCGCCATCTGCTGGCAGGGCTCTGTTACTGCCAGGTCCGCAGGTCAGACAAACCCTCTCATCGCACACATGAACGCGGCTAAGTCACGTGAAGCGGGGCGGCCAATCATTcaagagttgtttttaaacgtgTGTAATTGTCAGATGACTGAGCACGTTTTACAGAGGTGCTGACACAAGAGCAGGTGGTCGAACGCCTCCGGCACCTGATTCATCAGCTGTTTTCGGACTTGTCCCTCAGAAGTATAAAAAGCGGCGTCACTCCACGTACTCGGGCATcatgtgcagctgcagcagtcgcTCGCCTCTCCTCACCGTCACCACCAACCGCTGGTTGTTCTGCACCGCCTGGTACAGCTCCTCCGCCGTGTAGACCGGCTTCCCATTGAGCTCCACCAACACATCCCGTGGCAGGAGGCCGTCCCTGGCCAGACACGGAAGCGCGTCACTACTGGAAGCTTGAGCTCCACTTTGAACACGGAAGAGAGATGCTGTGCTCACCGGTGGGCCGGAGAGCCCTTGTGAACTCTGTGGATCAGGATTCCGTGAGTGACGTCCGGGAAAGTCGGGTCCCTCAGCTTCAGCTCCGCGATGATGCTGGAGGAGTCACGTGAACatttcagcgtgtgtgtgttttcagcgGTGCGTcaagccccgcccactcccCCACCTGGGCGTCAGCGTCAACATGGTGATGCCGATGTAGCGCTGGCGGGTGTCCGAGCCGCTGAACCACGAACCTGCGAGGAGACCAGCCATGACTCTGGTGACCTCCGAAATAAGATGGCGGCCAACTCACTTTTCCGGTTGGCCGCCTGATCCAGGAACAGCTGCAAGCGGTCGGCCGGGATGGCGAAGGAGATGCCCGGCGTGACCTTCATGGTGTTGATGCCCACGACCTCGCCGTCCTGCGCTGACCGGCACGAGAGGAGTTAGACTctgtcgccccctgcaggctgcAGCCTCTCACCACACCAACAAGCAGATCACATGGAGGTCAACCAGGACTCACCAGATTGATGAGAGGACCGCCAGAGTTCCCAAACTGCAGGAGAGGAGACACAGTCTgagtgtgttcagtgtgtgagGCTCAGTCAGGTGCACTCACGTCGATGGCGGCGTCCGTCTGGATGTAGTCCATGTTGGAGTTGACCATTCCCAGCTCCTTGCTTCCTCGCAGCACGGCGCTGATGATCCCGGACGTGATGGTGTTCCTCAGCGCCAGCGGGCTCCCCATGGCCACCACAAACTCCCCCTGCCGGATGTCCGAGGAGCGGCCCAGCTTCAGCGTGGGCAGGGGGTTCTGTGGGGGCGGTCACATGATCAACAATGAGGTCAACAGAAGTCAGTCTGTCCTTCAACTATGTTTCCTTCATGCGCTTCACTTCCTCCTTatcatattttttcatgtttaacaaatacatttttttataattccaTTTCTTCTGATGCCAAACCTCAAATATTGTATTTGTAATAAATCATCTCATACTTTTTGTAGGTAATTCTgacttaaatgttttatttacatttatgtgTATTTTCCCACCATGGGTTTTAATTTTTTGGTCGCTAATATGCTCACTTTTTATAACAATTTTCTGGGTTAGGGAGACGTAAGTggcacatttttttatgtttcaaaaattacaataatttaatttttttaaccttttttaaaatcattttttcccTGAATTAATGTTCCGtcattcatttttctcatttatttattttgtttctttaatttttttgttgtaattttctcatccagcaaattatttgagttttttttttcctaaataaaaacatttattttccatgtgTTTCTGTTTCCGTAAGATCAGTGTCTCACCCGTGACCTCCAGAGCGACTGACCTTGGCGGAGATCTTGATGGTGGCGATGTCGGCCACCTGGTCCACGTGCTGCACGGTGGCGTCGTACGTGTCGCCATTGGCCAGCTTGACGCGCACGGCCCGCTTGTTGGCCACCACGTGGGCGTTGGTGAGGATGAGGCCGTCGCTGCTGACGATGAATCCCGAGCCATTGGACACTGTGATTTCTCTGTGGGACATCGGATGTCTGGGGGCGACAGGAGGaaggtcagtcatgtgacccgccCTGGTGGAACCTACTGAAGCTGTAGATGCTGGTCACAGAGGCGAAGCAGCAGGTGATGCATTCACTTGCCGACCTCCAACAGAAATGCTAGGTGTTCAATTAGTGGTGCATTCAGGTGACGTTGATACTACTCCTGCCACATTTAAAAAGTAATttgattcataaataaatatattgtctTGAATTCTGGGATTcagccaaaataaataataaataaaattgaaattcatgtttttatagaAACACTTGGTTTGATATTAAACAACTCAAATATCACTTGAACAGAGACATAAAAAAAgtctaaaatataatatatatatatatatatatatatatatatatatatatatatatatatttaaaagtttTTATTTGGCACATATTTGTTAATCTACTTTATGGTGTTTTCACCTTTAGTGAATGAATTACAGGCGAGTCTAAACAAGAAACCGAAAGACTCACCGGGCCAGGATCTCGATGTAGACCACAGCAGGTGTCGATTTTTCCACCACATCGGCGATAAAGTTGTACTTAAACCGCGGACTGTCGGGCTTAAACGGAGCCGCGCACAGAGCGCTGGGCAGGACGCGTTCAAGGACCGCCGCACCTCTCGAGTCCTCGTCCCTCCGCGTGTCCAGCAGCGCGGCGCCGCAGAGTCCGAGCCCCAGAGAGACAGAACTCAGCAGGCGACCCCCGCGGTCCCGTCCTCGGCCCCGGGACCCACCGGcgcctctgcgcctcaggctgCTGACGTCCTCGGCTGTGTGGCGGCTCACCGCGGCGGCGGAGGCGAGCCGCGAGCCAACCAGACAGTCTGTCCTCAGCCCGGTCCGCAAACACCTCACGacagccgccgccgctgccatgTTTGCGCGGTCACTAGTAGCGACTTCTACACACACTTCTAAACCGACCTTTCTGTCGGAAGTTGGTCGGATCAGAActcacttcttcttctgctgccacCCGGAAGTGCCTTCTTCTTCGCTTGTGAAATGTTTGTTGCGTCACCACGCCTGCGGTCCTCCAGGTCGCAACGTTGTCCCCTGTCAGTTTATAAAACTGTtatgtatttgcaaaaatactatgttattttatttttataaaatagaaGCACTACTATTTGTTGGGTAGAAATACAGCAATCGTGCATAAGTGATTCGCCTGCCCATtagtacatgtgtgtgtttgtagtccGGTAGTTCAGGAAAATAAACGGATGCAAAAGAGTATCACTGGCTGAGTTCCTAATTGTTTGCATGCACGTCGGGAAtataacaaaaacacatttcataccAAGAATCCACTTagagttttctttgttttttttcttgtaaacaaaagcatttaatcGGATCACAGGTTGTTGTTGAAAACAGGTCTTTTCATAACACAGAG comes from the Synchiropus splendidus isolate RoL2022-P1 chromosome 16, RoL_Sspl_1.0, whole genome shotgun sequence genome and includes:
- the hif1aa gene encoding hypoxia inducible factor 1 subunit alpha a: MDTGIGPEKKRVSSERRKEKSRDAARCRRGKESEVFFELAKQLPLPAGSSSSLDKASIMRLTISYLRMRKLLGSDESKAEPGSELDLHFNSSYLKALEGFLMVLSEDGDMIYLSDNVNKCLGLAQLDLTGHSVFDFTHPCDQEELRETLQHRAGSKKSREVNSARSFFLRMKCTLTSRGRTVNVKSATWKVLHCSGHVYDSELSDASVPYLVLICDPIPHPSNIEAPLDTKTFLSRHTMDMKFTYCDERITELMGYDPDDLLNRSVYEYYHALDSNHLTKTHHNLFAKGQVITGQYRMLAKRGGFVWVETQATVIYNNKNSQPQCVVCVNFVLSGVQEEQTILSLEQTEDVKSVKKEKQQQQQEEEVEESSQAEEGVTLLKAEQQKEEELDTIQLFSQTEEVKPPPSLYERLKEEPEGLTQLAPAAGDTIISLDFSCPDSEIHILKDPLYNDVMLPSTSSTMALPLSPLPPSEPLAVSSSSPDAAKSFPSSAAVSQNCPEVVTSLDFCFPMDSDMNPDFKLDLVEKLFTINTQPKTPFTSQPLEDLDLDMLAPYIPMDDDFQLRSLSPDEAARSLTGSPVHITSQELHNYSGAPFSSPESRTASPVPPEPVVAPHLATIIAKRTPQLDKEVSLRTLAAQNAQRKRKLGDLRDTLAPEALTSDRVEAVKKPKRSDVGKTFILLPSDLASRLLGSTSDGGGSLLSLPQLTRYDCEVNAPLQGRQYLLQGEELLRALDNVNVA
- the LOC128747858 gene encoding serine protease HTRA2, mitochondrial-like, with the protein product MAAAAAVVRCLRTGLRTDCLVGSRLASAAAVSRHTAEDVSSLRRRGAGGSRGRGRDRGGRLLSSVSLGLGLCGAALLDTRRDEDSRGAAVLERVLPSALCAAPFKPDSPRFKYNFIADVVEKSTPAVVYIEILARHPMSHREITVSNGSGFIVSSDGLILTNAHVVANKRAVRVKLANGDTYDATVQHVDQVADIATIKISAKNPLPTLKLGRSSDIRQGEFVVAMGSPLALRNTITSGIISAVLRGSKELGMVNSNMDYIQTDAAIDFGNSGGPLINLDGEVVGINTMKVTPGISFAIPADRLQLFLDQAANRKSSWFSGSDTRQRYIGITMLTLTPSIIAELKLRDPTFPDVTHGILIHRVHKGSPAHRDGLLPRDVLVELNGKPVYTAEELYQAVQNNQRLVVTVRRGERLLQLHMMPEYVE